A genomic stretch from Lathyrus oleraceus cultivar Zhongwan6 chromosome 2, CAAS_Psat_ZW6_1.0, whole genome shotgun sequence includes:
- the LOC127121702 gene encoding uncharacterized protein LOC127121702 — MTTWYEYRKRLQKFQTIDKTTQRLIEKEKDHWKNVLKRVISIVKFLAKHNLVFRGSKEKLYEDSNGNFLGLIEMLAEFDPIIQEHVRCAATQKVHIHYLGHNIQNELISLLGSTIKIDIIRKIKQAKYFSVILDCTPDVSHQEQMSLIIRYVDISSASVSIEESFLGFLNMNDTSGQGIFYVLQNELKELGLDLFDVRGQGYDNGSNMKGKHQGVQKRFLDINPRVFYTPCGCHSLNLALCDMANSCIKARNFFGVVQRIYTIFANSTKRWQILKDNVKGLTPKSLSSTRWDSRVESVKAIRTQTLEFTEALLEVSENDLDPKIQNEAKSLATNELGDFEFLMAIIIWFEILSAINSVSKLLQEKDMLIDVAMQKIKGLISYFEGYRETDFYKVLINTKEIVVELNIAPIFPQRRIIKRKRQFDENLNIPSVELSEEESFRVNYFLYLVDQAVVSLNKRFEQYQEYESIFGFLFTSHKLQSLDDATLKSYCTNFEQTLKHNEQSDIDGNEFFAELKLLREMLPEETIRPTDILLFLKGLDCFPNAVIAYRILLTIHVTGASAERNFSKLKLLKTYLRSTMSQERLNGLALIAIENDILETIKYEDLVDDFASKSVRRKALFM; from the coding sequence CTATTGATAAAACAACTCAAAGATTAATTGAGAAAGAAAAGGATCACTGGAAAAATGTTTTAAAAAGAGTTATTTCAATAGTGAAATTTCTTGCTAAACATAATTTAGTCTTTCGTGGTTCTAAGGAGAAATTGTACGAAGATAGCAATGGAAACTTTTTGGGTTTGATTGAAATGTTAGCTGAATTTGACCCAATCATCCAAGAACATGTTAGATGTGCTGCAACTCAAAAAGTTCATATTCATTATCTTGGGCATAACATACAGAACGAGTTGATTTCATTGCTTGGTTCTACGATTAAAATTGACATCATTAGAAAAATCAAACAGGCAAAGTATTTTTCAGTGATACTTGATTGTACTCCTGATGTTAGTCACCAAGAACAGATGTCTTTGATAATAAGATATGTGGATATTTCTTCAGCTTCTGTTAGTATTGAGGAATCATTTTTAGGATTTTTGAATATGAATGATACAAGTGGTCAGGGGATTTTTTATGTTTTACAAAATGAATTGAAAGAACTTGGTCTCGACCTATTTGACGTGAGAGGGCAAGGTTATGATAATGGGTCAAATATGAAAGGAAAACACCAAGGTGTGCAAAAGAGATTTTTAGACATAAATCCGAGAGTCTTTTATACTCCTTGTGGTTGTCATAGTCTTAATTTGGCATTGTGTGATATGGCTAACTCTTGTATTAAAGCTAGGAATTTTTTTGGAGTTGTTCAACGCATTTATACAATTTTTGCCAATTCTACTAAGAGATGGCAAATTTTGAAAGATAATGTAAAAGGGTTGACTCCAAAATCATTGTCATCCACTCGTTGGGATAGTCGTGTAGAAAGTGTCAAAGCTATAAGAACTCAAACGTTAGAATTTACAGAAGCTTTGCTTGAAGTGTCAGAAAATGATCTTGATCCTAAAATACAAAATGAAGCTAAATCCTTAGCAACAAATGAGCTTGGTGATTTTGAGTTTTTGATGGCTATAATTATTTGGTTTGAAATATTATCTGCAATTAATTCTGTTAGCAAGCTTTTACAGGAAAAGGATATGCTTATTGATGTTGCTATGCAAAAAATTAAAGGGTTGATTTCGTATTTTGAGGGATATAGAGAAACAGATTTTTATAAGGTATTGATTAACACTAAGGAAATTGTGGTGGAATTGAATATTGCCCCAATATTTCCTCAAAGGCGTATAATTAAAAGAAAAAGGCAATTTGATGAGAATTTGAATATCCCATCAGTCGAGCTATCAGAAGAAGAATCATTTAGGGTTAATTATTTTCTTTACCTTGTTGATCAAGCTGTTGTTTCTCTTAATAAGAGGTTTGAGCAATACCAAGAGTATGAAAGTATTTTTGGTTTCTTGTTTACTTCTCACAAGTTACAATCATTAGATGATGCAACTTTGAAGTCTTATTGTACTAACTTTGAGCAGACATTGAAACATAATGAGCAATCTGATATTGATGGGAATGAATTTTTTGCAGAGTTGAAGTTACTAAGAGAAATGTTGCCTGAAGAAACCATAAGACCTActgatatattattatttttaaaaggCTTGGATTGTTTTCCTAATGCAGTTATTGCATATAGAATCTTATTGACTATTCATGTGACAGGTGCTTCTGCAGAAAGAAATTTTTCAAAATTGAAGTTGTTAAAGACTTACTTGCGGTCTACCATGTCACAAGAAAGGCTTAATGGATTGGCATTAATAGCTATTGAAAATGATATTTTAGAGACAATAAAATATGAAGACTTAGTTGACGATTTTGCTTCAAAAAGTGTTCGTAGGAAGGCTCTTTTTATGTAG